From Thermodesulfobacteriota bacterium, the proteins below share one genomic window:
- a CDS encoding translocation/assembly module TamB domain-containing protein — protein MKRVLVIALLFLVPVAVFWALRLPAVDRYLTRKAPAWALAGGVEVRLGEADFDPWGPSLRLSGLEARSAGGEWVFRAESLGVRLRFFKSLSGTLHLEAEAVAPHFEGELRPAPRPPGEARPEPRGLPPVVFEALRVTDGAVALALPDLDLRLELPLVEVAWAENRGTARLAGGGVTWRGEKETLELLAFEGQRRFAAVRVDRLELRTTRLSLEASGRVGPWRLLDLKAAASVSLRELPGAWLDAVGLGKFAPVETAVAVAATIAGTTERPEARGSLRLEAGRFAQVRVDGASAAWTADRGGVSFSALEARSSAVRAAAVEGRLGWEEGIALEARGQAEDYDLRAFMGLLVPGWFPVGVHGSGTFEAKGPLAPELALECRVDARARDLDVTVGPAGGRETVFALPSGSLTSNLTVGAREIRFGATRVESPSAAVVIPTGRLVYAEGLWLDTDVTIRDLEVVRAYVPGGFDARGLAVGSFGGSYDELVFSYDLDLASVKLWGEELGRLRATTRYDLRDLTLESAVVEGPAGRLEGSGTVGLYPEGEYALDVGAAIPEVSTLAGLAGAAGLVLPGGLGGAAWARGRLGGPLAGPWFAGEAGATEVSGGGLQVSRVEARGRGSAASWTLEAGELWAYGAVARVRGEGDRDAFRLEGGVSEVRPEVLAEALGWESPTQGAFAGDVRVEGAYGSPTVSVAGRFPELVLLGRSLGAVEVEARYGNGGVEGEARAFGTGLSVRAELGLSEDLPLAADAVLAALPWGALPSELLPQGLRGESLTGRVQARGALGGSEPALEVSWTGEAAGVSWQDVALERVVVGGHYEPEGLSFSASAWSGEASVTGLASFREGTPLELGVTLRDLRLARFRPLAPVPVGRMTAQGRAVASLDRLRAAQGAAAAVGAVDDLELEGTVTGLVVAGGVLLPEWRFRAESPGGRPRIRVDSQGVMLEAQLEEPARPAWRARVELDRFAPTALLPDDHPLRPLEGLLTARASARGEGGTVGEATASGRIEGLAWAPALPSLWEWSASWDGGRAEFSAQEGRGVALRGGWAPGEALSAVVELEAVPLQGWVAHLAIPEDFGGEADGRGEVRWVPESGVSAGLELSRLRVALEPIALEAPVPVRLAYDRGDVRIESLRLAGNGFGLSASGEFRPGEAWDLDAQATLELDVLRRWVPGVRRSSGTARAELEWRGPWASPRLAGPIAVEPGATLALEALDLPIEDLEASGFFDAEKGFVIEWVDAQVGMGRAHVEGVVGMEGLRPGSLRLLAELRNIAPERPPRVHSLFDADLLLTGTVDRPEIRGDVRLKEFLYEQRVNLKTLIFQALERRPREVRGVPEAGTVFVDVSVRGDDNLRVENNLADLSLAVDLRARGYLPRPVLWGRVEVREGTARLRAVEYEVLRSSVEFLGETRPVPVLDVHVRTTVRQYSVSVDISGPLDDYHVNLSSLPTLPHNDIVALLTLGTTAGEMQDAQALTAAEAASFFTGRLQDELETEVGELLGFDQFSIDPAYSPATQTTVPRVTVGKAITRSLFARYSAAIGGETEQTLEAQYSLTPRVSLLGTWTDRGAQAQGSLGGEIRWRFPFR, from the coding sequence TTGAAACGAGTCCTCGTCATCGCCCTCTTGTTCCTGGTGCCGGTCGCGGTGTTCTGGGCCCTGAGACTGCCCGCCGTGGATCGGTATCTGACCCGCAAGGCCCCGGCATGGGCCCTGGCCGGGGGCGTGGAGGTGCGGCTAGGGGAAGCGGACTTCGACCCCTGGGGGCCTTCCCTGCGCCTCTCGGGGCTGGAGGCGCGGTCTGCGGGGGGCGAGTGGGTCTTTCGGGCCGAAAGCCTGGGCGTGCGCCTGCGCTTCTTCAAGTCCCTCTCGGGAACCCTGCACCTGGAGGCCGAGGCGGTCGCGCCGCACTTCGAAGGGGAGCTGCGGCCCGCGCCCCGCCCCCCGGGGGAGGCCCGGCCGGAGCCGCGGGGCCTGCCCCCGGTGGTCTTCGAAGCCCTCCGGGTCACGGACGGTGCGGTGGCCCTGGCGTTGCCGGACCTGGACCTTCGGCTCGAGCTTCCCCTCGTCGAGGTGGCCTGGGCCGAGAACCGGGGAACCGCCCGGCTCGCCGGAGGCGGCGTCACCTGGCGCGGGGAGAAGGAGACGCTGGAGCTGCTGGCGTTCGAGGGTCAGCGGCGTTTTGCGGCGGTGCGGGTGGACCGGCTGGAGCTTCGGACCACGCGCCTGAGCCTGGAGGCCTCGGGGCGCGTGGGACCCTGGCGGCTGCTCGACCTGAAGGCGGCGGCCTCGGTCTCCCTGCGGGAGCTCCCGGGGGCGTGGCTCGATGCGGTGGGCTTGGGGAAGTTCGCACCCGTGGAGACGGCCGTGGCGGTCGCCGCCACGATCGCAGGCACCACCGAGCGGCCGGAAGCCCGGGGAAGCCTGCGCCTGGAAGCCGGCAGGTTCGCGCAGGTTCGCGTGGACGGGGCCTCGGCCGCATGGACCGCGGACCGGGGCGGGGTGTCCTTTTCGGCGCTGGAGGCCCGCAGTTCCGCCGTCCGGGCCGCCGCAGTGGAGGGCCGCCTGGGGTGGGAAGAGGGGATTGCCCTGGAGGCCCGCGGCCAGGCCGAGGACTATGACCTTCGCGCCTTCATGGGGCTCCTCGTGCCGGGGTGGTTTCCGGTGGGGGTGCATGGGTCGGGCACCTTCGAAGCCAAGGGACCCCTGGCGCCCGAGCTGGCCCTGGAGTGTCGCGTGGACGCCCGGGCTCGGGACCTGGACGTGACCGTTGGCCCGGCCGGAGGGCGCGAGACGGTCTTTGCCCTTCCTTCCGGCTCGCTCACGTCGAACCTCACGGTGGGGGCGCGGGAGATCCGGTTCGGAGCCACCCGGGTGGAGTCTCCCTCCGCGGCCGTCGTCATCCCCACGGGGCGCCTCGTCTACGCCGAGGGCCTGTGGCTCGATACCGACGTAACGATTCGAGACCTGGAAGTGGTGCGGGCCTATGTGCCGGGGGGGTTTGACGCCCGGGGCCTGGCGGTGGGGAGTTTCGGAGGGTCTTACGACGAGCTGGTCTTCTCGTACGACCTGGATTTGGCCTCGGTGAAGCTCTGGGGTGAGGAACTGGGCAGACTCCGGGCAACCACCCGATACGACCTGCGTGACCTCACTCTGGAGTCTGCGGTCGTGGAGGGGCCCGCGGGCCGACTCGAAGGGTCGGGCACTGTGGGGCTCTACCCGGAGGGCGAGTATGCCCTCGACGTGGGGGCCGCCATCCCCGAGGTCTCGACCCTCGCGGGCCTCGCCGGGGCCGCCGGCCTCGTTCTCCCCGGGGGGCTGGGGGGCGCTGCGTGGGCGCGGGGGCGCCTGGGGGGCCCGCTCGCGGGCCCCTGGTTTGCGGGCGAAGCCGGCGCCACGGAGGTCTCGGGAGGGGGACTTCAAGTATCCCGGGTGGAGGCCCGAGGCCGCGGCTCTGCTGCTTCCTGGACGCTCGAAGCGGGCGAGCTCTGGGCCTACGGTGCGGTGGCGCGCGTTCGGGGAGAAGGGGATCGGGACGCGTTTCGCCTCGAAGGTGGGGTGTCCGAGGTCCGGCCGGAGGTCCTGGCCGAGGCACTGGGGTGGGAGTCTCCGACCCAGGGCGCCTTCGCAGGGGACGTGCGCGTCGAGGGGGCGTACGGGTCTCCCACGGTGTCGGTGGCCGGGCGGTTCCCGGAGCTCGTCCTGCTGGGGCGATCCCTGGGGGCGGTGGAAGTGGAAGCCCGCTACGGGAATGGGGGCGTGGAAGGGGAGGCCCGGGCGTTCGGCACGGGCCTGTCGGTGCGGGCCGAGCTGGGTCTCTCGGAGGACCTTCCCCTGGCGGCAGACGCCGTCCTCGCCGCTCTTCCCTGGGGGGCGCTGCCCTCCGAGCTCCTGCCCCAGGGGCTCCGGGGCGAGAGCCTCACGGGCCGGGTCCAGGCCCGGGGAGCCCTGGGGGGCAGCGAGCCGGCACTGGAGGTCTCCTGGACAGGGGAAGCGGCAGGGGTCTCCTGGCAGGACGTCGCCCTGGAGCGGGTGGTCGTGGGGGGGCACTACGAGCCGGAGGGCCTGAGCTTTTCCGCCTCGGCCTGGAGCGGGGAGGCGAGCGTCACGGGGCTCGCCTCGTTCCGGGAAGGCACCCCCCTGGAGCTCGGCGTCACCCTGCGTGACCTGCGGCTGGCCCGCTTCCGCCCGCTGGCCCCCGTGCCGGTGGGCCGCATGACCGCCCAGGGGCGGGCCGTCGCCTCCCTCGACCGGCTCCGGGCCGCCCAGGGCGCGGCTGCTGCCGTGGGGGCTGTGGACGACCTGGAGCTGGAAGGCACGGTGACCGGTCTGGTGGTGGCGGGGGGGGTTCTCCTGCCCGAGTGGCGGTTTCGCGCCGAGAGCCCCGGAGGGCGTCCCCGAATCCGGGTGGACTCCCAGGGGGTGATGCTCGAGGCGCAGCTGGAAGAGCCGGCCCGCCCGGCGTGGCGCGCCCGGGTGGAGCTCGACCGGTTTGCCCCAACGGCGCTGCTTCCCGACGACCATCCCCTGCGGCCCCTGGAAGGGCTCCTCACCGCCCGGGCCAGCGCGCGGGGGGAGGGCGGCACGGTGGGGGAGGCGACCGCCTCCGGACGCATCGAAGGCCTGGCGTGGGCGCCGGCGCTTCCCTCCCTGTGGGAGTGGTCGGCCTCCTGGGACGGCGGCCGGGCAGAGTTCTCGGCACAGGAGGGCCGCGGCGTCGCGCTGCGCGGCGGCTGGGCCCCGGGAGAGGCCCTCTCGGCCGTGGTGGAGCTGGAGGCGGTGCCCCTGCAGGGGTGGGTGGCCCATTTGGCGATTCCCGAGGACTTCGGGGGGGAGGCCGACGGCCGGGGCGAGGTGCGCTGGGTTCCCGAAAGCGGGGTGTCGGCTGGGCTGGAGCTCTCCCGGTTGCGCGTGGCGCTGGAGCCGATCGCCCTGGAGGCGCCGGTTCCCGTGCGGCTTGCGTACGACCGGGGAGACGTGCGAATCGAGAGCCTGCGGCTCGCCGGGAACGGCTTCGGGCTTTCCGCCTCGGGGGAGTTCCGGCCCGGCGAGGCGTGGGACCTGGACGCCCAGGCAACCCTGGAGCTCGACGTCTTGCGACGCTGGGTGCCCGGGGTACGGCGCAGCTCCGGCACGGCCCGGGCGGAGCTGGAGTGGCGGGGCCCTTGGGCCTCCCCTCGCCTGGCCGGACCGATCGCGGTGGAGCCCGGTGCGACGCTGGCCCTGGAGGCCTTGGATCTACCCATCGAGGATCTGGAGGCGTCGGGCTTTTTCGACGCGGAGAAGGGCTTCGTGATCGAGTGGGTGGACGCCCAGGTGGGGATGGGCCGAGCCCACGTGGAAGGGGTGGTGGGCATGGAGGGGCTTCGCCCCGGCTCACTGCGGCTGCTGGCCGAGCTGCGAAACATCGCCCCGGAGCGCCCCCCGAGGGTGCACAGCCTCTTCGATGCCGACCTGCTGCTCACCGGCACGGTGGACCGGCCCGAGATCCGGGGCGACGTCCGGTTGAAGGAGTTTCTCTACGAGCAGCGGGTCAACCTGAAGACCCTGATCTTCCAGGCCCTGGAGCGGCGCCCTCGGGAGGTGCGGGGCGTGCCCGAGGCCGGGACGGTCTTCGTGGACGTCTCGGTTCGGGGAGACGACAACCTGCGGGTGGAGAACAACCTGGCCGACCTGTCCCTGGCTGTGGACCTTCGCGCCCGCGGATACCTGCCCAGGCCGGTGCTCTGGGGCCGGGTCGAGGTGCGGGAGGGAACGGCGCGCCTGCGCGCCGTGGAGTACGAGGTCCTTCGCAGCTCCGTGGAGTTCCTCGGCGAGACCCGCCCCGTGCCCGTCCTGGACGTGCACGTGCGCACCACCGTGCGCCAGTATTCGGTGAGCGTCGACATCTCGGGGCCCCTGGACGACTACCACGTGAACCTCTCGAGCCTGCCCACCCTTCCCCACAACGACATCGTGGCGCTCCTCACCCTGGGAACCACGGCCGGGGAAATGCAGGACGCCCAGGCGCTCACCGCCGCCGAGGCCGCAAGCTTCTTCACCGGCCGGCTCCAGGACGAGCTCGAGACCGAGGTGGGTGAGCTCCTGGGCTTCGACCAGTTCTCCATCGACCCCGCCTACTCTCCGGCCACCCAGACCACCGTGCCCCGGGTCACCGTGGGCAAGGCGATCACCAGGTCCCTGTTCGCCCGGTACTCCGCCGCCATCGGGGGCGAGACCGAGCAGACCCTGGAGGCCCAGTACTCCCTCACCCCTCGGGTCTCCCTGCTCGGCACCTGGACCGACCGGGGCGCCCAGGCCCAGGGGTCCCTGGGGGGCGAGATCCGCTGGCGGTTCCCGTTCCGATGA